The stretch of DNA AGCGCAATCGCCAACAACGTCCCGAGCGGTGCGACCGGTCTCGACAGCCCATCGAGGACGAAAAACGCGACCGACGCTGCGAACAGACTGGCGAGAATCCCATTCGCCATCGCCGCCACCACCGCAGACTGGAGCCTGCGGTCACCGTTGAAGACGTGTGGCTCGACAAGCCCTTGGTGGAGTCCGGTTGCCAGTCGCGCGCCAAGCGAGCCATAGACGTTCCCGCGGGTGGCGAGAAGCGCAGGAATCAACACAAGCAGTCCGGCCACGTCCTGAAGTTCGGCGCGCATCCCACTGAGGACGACGCCCGCGAACAGGCCGCCCGCGACACTCGCCGTGAGCGCCGGGAGGGCTTCCCGGTACGCCTCTAGTGCGATGTCGCGGGCACTCATGGTCTGACTGTGCGCCCGCAGGGATAAAAAACCAGTTTACGGCGACTCAGAACGGCCCCATGCCGCCGAGGCCGCCCATGCCGCCACCGCCTTGTTTTTCCATCCGCTTCATCATCCGCTGCATGTCGCCGTCGCCCATGCCACCGAACTGCTTGAGCGTCTGCTCCATCATCTTGTGTTGCTGGAGCAGTTCACGCACCTTCTCCTCTGAGGTGCCAGAGCCACGCGCAATCCGTTTGACCTGACTCGCGCTGATAGACCGGGGGTTCTCCAACTCGTTTTCGGTCATCGAATCCATGATGAACTCGAAGACGCGCATCCGGTCTTTGGTCACGTCCATCGCGTCGTCGGGGAGTTGGTCTTTGAGTCCGCCGCCGAGGCCGGGAATCATATCGAGCACCTGGTCGAGTGGTCCCATCTTGTTCATCGCCTGCATCTGCCGGCGCATGTCTCGGAGGGTGAACTTGCCTTTCAGCATGTCCTCTGGGTCCCAGTCGTCGTCTTCGTCCTGGGTTTCTGCCATCGCGCGTTCGACGCGCTCGGTGAGTTGCTTCAGATCGCCCATCCCGAGCAGCCGCGAGATGAAGCCACTCGGCTCGAAGCGTTCGATGTCCTGGACCGTCTCACCCATCCCGAGGAAGGCAATCGAGGAGTTCGTCTCCTTGACCGCGGTGAGCGCACCCCCACCTTTGGCCGTCCCGTCGAGTTTCGAGATGATGACGCCGTTGATACCCACCGACTCGTCGAACTGCTGGGCTTGCGCTTTTGCGCCCTGCCCGATTGCCGCGTCAAGCACGAGCAGCGAGCGGTCTGGGTTCACTGCCGCGCGAATCTCCTCGATTTCTTCGATGAGGTCGTCTTCTAACGCGTGGCGACCGGCCGTGTCCACGATTTGCACGTCCGCATCCTTCGTCGCTTCGAGGCCCTCGCGGGCGATTTTGACGGGGTCTTCTTCGTCGGGGTCGCCGTAGAAATCGACTTCTGCTCGCCGACACATCTCTTTTGCCTGGTCGTAGGCACCCGGCCGGAAGGTGTCCGTTTGGATGACCGCGGGGCGCAGGCCCTTCTTCGAGAACCACCACGCCATCTTCGCGGCGGAGGTCGTCTTCCCCGACCCCTGTAAGCCCGCGAGCATGATGGTCTGTTTTTCGAGTGGCAGTTCGGTGCTCTCACCGACGAGGTCTACGAGCTCTTCGTAGACGATGCGCAGGACGTGGTCGCGCGCGGAGGTGCCTCCCGGCGGTTCTTCCTCCAGTGCGCGTTGTTTGATGTTGTCGGAGAGTTCCATCACGAGGCCGACGTCGACGTCGGCCTGCAGGAGAGAGCGCTGAATCTCCTTGACGATCTCCTCGACATCCTCCTTGCTGAGACGAGATTTCCCGCGGAGTTTGTCGAGGGTGCCCCGAAGGGAACTCCCGAGATTGTCAAGTACCATGTTACGCGAGCCTAGGCGGTCGAAGTGATAAAGGCTTTTTCTCGGGCGGTGGCCCCGAGATTACTCGCCAAGGAGACGTTCGAGCATCTGCTCGGGGTCGAATCGCTCGATGTCGTCGTACCCCTGCCCGACGCCGAGGAAGAGAATTGGCTTGCCCGTGACGTGGGCGATGGAGATGGCCGCGCCGCCGTTCGAGTCGGCGTCGGCTTTCGTCAAGATTGCGCCGTCGATGGCCGCGGCGTTGTTGAACGTCCGGGCGCGCTCGACTGCGTCCTGTCCGGCCACCGCTTCGTCCACGAAGATGGTCATGTCCGGCCCGACGACGCGGTCGATTTTTTCGAGTTGCGCCATCAGGTCGTTGTTCGTGTGGAGTCGGCCGGCGGTGTCACCGAGCACCACGTCGATGTCGTTTGCCTTCGCGTACTCGACGGCGTCGTAGATGACGGCCGTCGGGTCGCTGCCTTGGTCGTGGGTGATGATTTTCTTCTCGAGCAGGCGCGCGTGTTCTGCGAGCTGTTCGTTTGCGCCCGCCCGATACGTGTCGCCGTTTGCGAGCACCGTCGAGAGACCCTGTTTCTCGAAGTATTTCGAGAGCTTGGCGATAGAGGTCGTCTTCCCGACGCCGTTTACACCCGTGAAGATGATGACGACTGGTTTGTCTGCCTCCTGAATCCGCCCGTCGAAGTCGAACTGCCCGACGCTAATCACGTCGTAGAGGGCGTCGTGCAGCGCTTCTTCGACGATGTCGCCCGTACTCCGTCCGCGGACGCGCGTCTCACCGACGAGTTTCTCGCGGATGCGGTCTAAAATCTCCTCTGCGACGTTCATCTCCACGTCGCTTTGGATGAGCGCCATCTCCAGATTCCAGAGCGGGTCTTCTAAGTCGTCTTCGTCGATGACGACCCGACCGGTGGCGAACAGTTTCGCGCGCTCGCCGAGGCTTCTGCCGTTCGATTTCTCGGCTTCCTCGGTTTCCACGTCTTCAGCTACGTCGACCGGTTCTGGCTCTGATTCGGACTCGGCTTCCAGTTCGGTCTCAGGTTCGGCAACCGGTTCCGGTTCGGCTGGCTCCGGCTCTGAATCCGGCGTCGCGTCGGGTTCGACAGATTCCGGCTCGGACGCGGCGTCCTGCACTGGCTCCTCGGCCGCGTCCGTATCGGCTGCGGGCGAGTCGTCGGCGTCCTCCTCGACTTCGGCCGACTCCTCGACGTCCTTTCGGAAGCTCGAAAGCTTCTCTTTTAGTCCATCGAACATCCTGCCTTATTCTTCGTCGCCTTCGCCCTGCTGTTGCATCTGCTGCATCTGCTGTTGCATCTGCTGTTGTTGCATCTGCTGGGCCTGCTGCTCTAACTGCGAGGACTGCTCTTCGATTTCTGCGACTTCGTCCTGAAGCTCACTGATCTCTTCGTCGACCGTCTCTTTCTTGTGCTTCAGGGTTTCGATGGCGTCTTCCTGTTCGCGTTCTGCGGCGTAGCCGCCACCGAGGGTGACGACGACTTCGTCGATGTCCTGAATCTCTGCGCGGAGGTGTGCGCCGCCACCGAGTGGCACCTGCACCGTCGAGCCGGATTCTAAGAGTTCGAGGGCTTCGATTGCCTCGTCCATCGACTGCTTTTCTTCGCGCTTCTGTTCGATTTCAGCTTCGACTTCCTGACGCTCTTCATCGAGAGCCTGAAGCTGTTGGGAGAGCTGCTGCATCTGCTGTTGGGCACTCATGCTGCGACCTCCTCTGCCTCCTCGACGGAGTCAATGGTGATCTTCGCTCGGTTGAGACCGTGTTTCGAGCCGAACTGCGTGTAGATGCGCTCTTCTGCAACGTTCTCGTTTGGCGCGTCGATTGTTTTGGTGTACGACTCCCAGCCACGGCTTGTCTTGAACTGACCAGTCACGGTGAATTGACTCATGGAACAACTTTCGGAGAGCGAGCGGGAAGTATCTTCCCTTCTCCTCACGAGCGGGTGTCTCCTCGACTGCGGGCCGGAGAAAAGTGGCGCTAGTCAGCCGGTTATGCGATGTAGTCAAGCGCGTCTTCGATACGGCCGAGTTCGGGGCCGGTCGTATCTTTGCCAGCGACGTAGCCGGTGTCGTTTGCGATGAGTCCGGAGCCAACGAGCGGGGCACCGTAGTTGATGGTGCCGATGTCGGCCGGGACGCCGAGCAGGGCTTCGATTTCGTCGAGTTCCTGGTCGGTCGCTTTCGGGTGACAGAGGACGCCCTTGTTGGTGGCGACCGCCGCCGCGCCAACGGTTCTGACGCCGGCGAGGTCGCCGCGTTCGACGGGCACAGAGAGGCCGTCGCGAACCGCCTCCACCGCCTCGTCGCTGAGGTCGGGGTGGACGTACGCGCCGGTGTCGTTTGCGAGAATCACGTTTCCAGCGGCGTTGATGCGCCCGGGCAGTTCGTACACCGGGACGGAGACGCCGTCTGCGAGACGCTCGTATTCGTACTCACTGATGCGGCTCGAAACGAGCAGACCGTTTTCGTTTCCGGTGACGAGCGCGCCAAGCGCGCCCGACCCGCCGACGGTCGTTTGCACTGGGTCGACGCCGAGTTCGTCTGCAATATCGGAGACGAGGGTGTCCTCGACGTCGGGGCGAACGACTACGCAATCGTCAGTGGCCCGCGCGAAGATACCGACGTACGCGGAACCGGAGAATGCCGCACGAAGCACAGCGTTACTCTGCCGGTTCGGCTTCGACGATGTGGGCGCCGTCCTCTTCGAAGCGTGCTGCGCGAACGCGGAGTTTGCGCGGCGGACGCTTCTGACCCTGAGACCAGATGGCCTCGTTGATGGCTGGGTCGAGGCGGACGTCTTCTGCGTCGACTTTGAAGTTCTTTGCGAGGTGTTCGCGGATGATTTTCATCGCACGGTTTGCTCGCTGGTGCTTTGCTACTGCCGTCACGTCACGAAGCGGCACCGTGATGATGCGCTCCTCGAAATCGCTTGCGCTCATGATTATTCGTCAGTGTCGCTTCGCCGCCAGCTGCGGCGCTTGTAGTTCTGTCGGACTTCCATGTCCGTCTTCATCATGACCCACGCGGGGACGCGCGTGTTCTGGCGAGTGAGTTTGGCCAGGCGCTTTTTCTTGGCCTTCGACTTCTTGCCCATAGTACACGGGCGTACCCCTTGATGGCTTAAATTCTTGTTCCTTTGACTCTGGCCACCCTCACTGGTTCAGATGAACGCGAGGGGCACCATGATGAGCACGCCCACGACGAGTCCGGAGACGAGTTCCGCCCGTCCGCCGCCGGGCACTGCCTTGCCCAGTTCGAGCGCCTCGGGGATGAACTCAGAGAGGACGAGATAAATCATCGCCCCTGCGGCAAAGCCAAAGCCAAAGGGCAAGAACTCCCGCGCGATGCGGACGAAGTAGAAGGCAATCACCGCCCCGATTGGCTGGGGGAGGCTCGAAAACACGGCCCACCACACCATCCGCCACTTCGAGACGCCCATCGACTGCAGCGGGATGGAGATGGCGACGCCCTCGGGGATGTTGTGAATCGAGATGGCGATGGTCATGAAGATGGCGAGCAACGGCACGCTGAATCCGAGCAGGGAAAAGCCCCCGTCCAGATTCAGGTCGGCAAACGAGACGCCGATGGCCACGCCTTCTGGAAACGAGTGGACGGTGAGGATGCCGAGAATCAACAGGAGTTTGCGAAAATCCGCCTGCTCGTAGCGCTTTGGCGAGACTTCGAGCCCCGAGATGATGCGGTGGCTCACGACGACGAGCACGACGCCCGCGGCGAGGCCAACGCCGAGTTCTGCGGGCGTCCCGTTCGCAAGCCCCTCGCTAATCAGCCCGAACAACGACGCAGACACCATGATGCCCGAGGCAAGCCCCCACAGCGCGACGTTCCATCGGTCGCTCACGCGTTCGACCAGAAAAAACGGCAACGCACCAATCCCGGTTGCCAGTGCGGTGATGAATCCCGCGACGAAAACCAGCGTGAGATTCGCCAGTAGTCCCATACCCTTCCTTGTGCTGGCGCGGGCTTAAGAATTATCACTCAGTTGAAAAGTTTTGGCCGGCCTAAATCAGTTCGACGCGAGAACGCGTGACGTACACCGGGCCGTTGTCCGTAAGCAGACTCTCTTTGAGTCGCACCTCGGTCACCCGCATTGACCCCGCCGTCACCCCCTCTGCTTCGAGTGCGCGCTGTACCGTCTCTTTGCCCCCACCGTGGCGCATCCGCCCGAGGGTGACGTGCGGCGTAAATCCGTGGCTCTCCGGTTCGAACCCCTCCTCGATGAGGCGGCGTTCGATTGCTTCGTAGAGCCGCGTGAGTTCTTCGGTTCCCTCGCCCACGCCGAGCCACACGACCCGAATGTACTCCGCGCTCGGAAACGCGCCAAGTCCCTCGAACGTGGCTGAAAAAGGGCGCACCGCAGCGGTTCTGACCGCATCTTCGAGGGCGGCTTCGATGTCGTCGATGCCCTGTTCTGCGACCTCGCCGAGGAATTTCAGTGTGATGTGGGCCTGCTCGGGGGCCACGAGGTCGAGGCCACTCGCCCCCGAAAGCGGTTCTTGGACGGCGACCACCGCGTCTTCGAGCTCATCTAAGTCGATGCTCACGAACAGTCGCATACCGAACGTTCGCCGGTCGAGACGATTACTCTGCGGGTCACTGTGGCGTAGCCCTTAATGCGCGTGATTGCCTACGCCCGGCAATGACCGACTCCGACCGCGACCCACACCAGTTCTCGGAGGGACAGGGATTCTCTGAGTCGTACGACGAGTTTGACCTCGACCCACCCGAACTGAAAGTCGACCCCTCGAAGGTCGACCCGGTTGACGCGCGTGTCCTCACCGACCTGCTCGACCAGCGCCAGCTCGCGACGGACAACGTCGATGCGCCACAACTGCTCGAAGTCGGCCTTGGCTACATGCAAATCAACCGCTACGAGCAGGCAACCGACGCCTTCGGGCGGGCCGCACAGTTCGCAGACGATGACCTGACCGCTCAAGAGGCGTGGGTGAACAAGGGCGTCGCCCACGCCGAACTCGAAGAGTTCGACGAGGCGATTGGGGCGTATCAAGAAGCGCTCTCGCTCGACGACCGCTCAGAACACGCCGCGAGCGCCGAGACCAACCTCGCCTACGCGCTCTGGGA from Haladaptatus sp. ZSTT2 encodes:
- a CDS encoding magnesium transporter; this translates as MSARDIALEAYREALPALTASVAGGLFAGVVLSGMRAELQDVAGLLVLIPALLATRGNVYGSLGARLATGLHQGLVEPHVFNGDRRLQSAVVAAMANGILASLFAASVAFFVLDGLSRPVAPLGTLLAIALVAGLLSGIALSGVVVTVVFAGYRRGHNPDTLVGPVVTTTGDVFGLAFLLLAVRTVLTLGGG
- a CDS encoding signal recognition particle protein Srp54, whose amino-acid sequence is MVLDNLGSSLRGTLDKLRGKSRLSKEDVEEIVKEIQRSLLQADVDVGLVMELSDNIKQRALEEEPPGGTSARDHVLRIVYEELVDLVGESTELPLEKQTIMLAGLQGSGKTTSAAKMAWWFSKKGLRPAVIQTDTFRPGAYDQAKEMCRRAEVDFYGDPDEEDPVKIAREGLEATKDADVQIVDTAGRHALEDDLIEEIEEIRAAVNPDRSLLVLDAAIGQGAKAQAQQFDESVGINGVIISKLDGTAKGGGALTAVKETNSSIAFLGMGETVQDIERFEPSGFISRLLGMGDLKQLTERVERAMAETQDEDDDWDPEDMLKGKFTLRDMRRQMQAMNKMGPLDQVLDMIPGLGGGLKDQLPDDAMDVTKDRMRVFEFIMDSMTENELENPRSISASQVKRIARGSGTSEEKVRELLQQHKMMEQTLKQFGGMGDGDMQRMMKRMEKQGGGGMGGLGGMGPF
- the ftsY gene encoding signal recognition particle-docking protein FtsY gives rise to the protein MFDGLKEKLSSFRKDVEESAEVEEDADDSPAADTDAAEEPVQDAASEPESVEPDATPDSEPEPAEPEPVAEPETELEAESESEPEPVDVAEDVETEEAEKSNGRSLGERAKLFATGRVVIDEDDLEDPLWNLEMALIQSDVEMNVAEEILDRIREKLVGETRVRGRSTGDIVEEALHDALYDVISVGQFDFDGRIQEADKPVVIIFTGVNGVGKTTSIAKLSKYFEKQGLSTVLANGDTYRAGANEQLAEHARLLEKKIITHDQGSDPTAVIYDAVEYAKANDIDVVLGDTAGRLHTNNDLMAQLEKIDRVVGPDMTIFVDEAVAGQDAVERARTFNNAAAIDGAILTKADADSNGGAAISIAHVTGKPILFLGVGQGYDDIERFDPEQMLERLLGE
- the pfdA gene encoding prefoldin subunit alpha, which translates into the protein MSAQQQMQQLSQQLQALDEERQEVEAEIEQKREEKQSMDEAIEALELLESGSTVQVPLGGGAHLRAEIQDIDEVVVTLGGGYAAEREQEDAIETLKHKKETVDEEISELQDEVAEIEEQSSQLEQQAQQMQQQQMQQQMQQMQQQGEGDEE
- the rpl18a gene encoding 50S ribosomal protein L18Ae, with the translated sequence MSQFTVTGQFKTSRGWESYTKTIDAPNENVAEERIYTQFGSKHGLNRAKITIDSVEEAEEVAA
- a CDS encoding translation initiation factor IF-6, which produces MLRAAFSGSAYVGIFARATDDCVVVRPDVEDTLVSDIADELGVDPVQTTVGGSGALGALVTGNENGLLVSSRISEYEYERLADGVSVPVYELPGRINAAGNVILANDTGAYVHPDLSDEAVEAVRDGLSVPVERGDLAGVRTVGAAAVATNKGVLCHPKATDQELDEIEALLGVPADIGTINYGAPLVGSGLIANDTGYVAGKDTTGPELGRIEDALDYIA
- a CDS encoding 50S ribosomal protein L31e, which codes for MSASDFEERIITVPLRDVTAVAKHQRANRAMKIIREHLAKNFKVDAEDVRLDPAINEAIWSQGQKRPPRKLRVRAARFEEDGAHIVEAEPAE
- a CDS encoding 50S ribosomal protein L39e, producing MGKKSKAKKKRLAKLTRQNTRVPAWVMMKTDMEVRQNYKRRSWRRSDTDE
- a CDS encoding ZIP family metal transporter, with the protein product MGLLANLTLVFVAGFITALATGIGALPFFLVERVSDRWNVALWGLASGIMVSASLFGLISEGLANGTPAELGVGLAAGVVLVVVSHRIISGLEVSPKRYEQADFRKLLLILGILTVHSFPEGVAIGVSFADLNLDGGFSLLGFSVPLLAIFMTIAISIHNIPEGVAISIPLQSMGVSKWRMVWWAVFSSLPQPIGAVIAFYFVRIAREFLPFGFGFAAGAMIYLVLSEFIPEALELGKAVPGGGRAELVSGLVVGVLIMVPLAFI
- the thpR gene encoding RNA 2',3'-cyclic phosphodiesterase, whose product is MRLFVSIDLDELEDAVVAVQEPLSGASGLDLVAPEQAHITLKFLGEVAEQGIDDIEAALEDAVRTAAVRPFSATFEGLGAFPSAEYIRVVWLGVGEGTEELTRLYEAIERRLIEEGFEPESHGFTPHVTLGRMRHGGGKETVQRALEAEGVTAGSMRVTEVRLKESLLTDNGPVYVTRSRVELI
- a CDS encoding tetratricopeptide repeat protein, with translation MTDSDRDPHQFSEGQGFSESYDEFDLDPPELKVDPSKVDPVDARVLTDLLDQRQLATDNVDAPQLLEVGLGYMQINRYEQATDAFGRAAQFADDDLTAQEAWVNKGVAHAELEEFDEAIGAYQEALSLDDRSEHAASAETNLAYALWEFGRPEQALEHAERAVEIDPRFPQGWYNRGFFLLERGLAEEAVNCFDNAVRLGFRSIDLLEEKARAHEKVGEDELAEQFAAEAEELRQEAERKLVDE